A portion of the Macaca mulatta isolate MMU2019108-1 chromosome 2, T2T-MMU8v2.0, whole genome shotgun sequence genome contains these proteins:
- the LOC106997096 gene encoding proline-rich protein 23B: MGSRPRSPRARPAPWWGQRPGGPCPAKRLRLEESAGPEPRVAPSLEDPGTPAVGALTSVVVLAAGCALRVPLDDVDLVLEPAPTSILRVSLGGHTLILIPEVLLSSVDERSGAQGDSSAGLEANVFLGALREDVVVELEFCASVPEIAAQEEAYEEEADPEFLELRMDSPTGSAAGLYPSARSMFSPYQEGPMPEPCALAPNPSLESVRPVFDPEFHLLEPVPSSPLQPLPPSPRVGSPGPHARPPLPERPQCKARRRLFQA, encoded by the coding sequence ATGGGCAGCCGGCCCCGCAGCCCCAGAGCTCGCCCTGCGCCCTGGTGGGGACAGCGGCCAGGAGGACCCTGCCCTGCCAAGCGCCTCCGATTGGAGGAGTCCGCGGGCCCCGAACCCCGCGTGGCGCCCAGCCTGGAAGACCCGGGGACCCCGGCCGTGGGCGCGCTCACTTCCGTAGTGGTCCTGGCCGCGGGCTGTGCCCTGCGTGTGCCCCTGGACGACGTTGACCTGGTGCTAGAGCCCGCACCAACGTCGATCCTGCGAGTGTCTCTCGGTGGACACACCCTCATCCTGATCCCCGAGGTCCTCCTGAGCTCCGTCGACGAACGCTCAGGAGCACAGGGCGACTCGTCTGCCGGCCTGGAAGCGAACGTTTTCCTGGGCGCTCTCAGGGAGGACGTCGTCGTCGAGCTGGAATTCTGTGCATCTGTCCCAGAGATCGCCGCCCAGGAAGAGGCCTACGAGGAGGAGGCGGACCCCGAGTTCCTGGAGCTCCGGATGGACTCCCCAACCGGCTCAGCCGCTGGGCTCTACCCCTCCGCTAGAAGTATGTTCAGCCCCTACCAGGAGGGCCCCATGCCAGAACCCTGTGCTCTGGCCCCCAACCCCAGTTTGGAGAGCGTACGCCCCGTCTTCGACCCGGAATTCCACCTTCTGGAGCCTGTCCCCAGCTCACCTctccaacctctacctccctctCCGCGCGTGGGGAGTCCAGGTCCCCACGCTCGCCCGCCGCTACCAGAACGCCCTCAGTGCAAGGCCCGGAGACGCCTGTTCCAGGCATAA